In the Vibrio hippocampi genome, AAACTGACCATATCACCACCACGGCAGGCAAAGGTTTGCAGCGTTTTATGCTGACCTATTCTCCGGAAAAGAGCTATGCCGCCTATGGTGAAATTACCACGCGAGTGAAAGATTACACGGGCTTACAGCCACTGATGGAAAGATTCCGGGTATACATGAATGACAGCTTTCCTGAGATCAACTACAAGCTGAAGCAGATTGAATTAGGTCCAGGCGGTGGTGCGAAAATAGAGGCGCGTGTTATTGGTTCAGACCCAACCGTGTTGCGTTCGATTGCGGCACAGGTGATGGACATCATGTATGCGGACCCAGGGGCGTTTAATATTCGTCATGACTGGCGTGAGCGGACTAAGGTGTTGGAGCCTATCTTCATAGAAAGCCAAGCTCGACGCTATGGCATTACCAAATCCGATGTCGATGATGTGTTGGAAATGTCGTTCTCCGGTAAGAGTGTCGGTCTGTATCGTGACGGCACCACTTTGATGCCGATTGTTGCCCGCCTTCCTGACGAAGAGCGAGTTGATATTCGTAACATCGAAGGCATGATGATTTGGAGTCCGACGCTGAGCGAGTTTATTCCGTTTCAGCAAGTGACACAGGGTTATGATGTGCGCTGGGAAGACCCCATTATTGTGCGTAAAAATCGCAAGCGAATGCTTACGATAATGGCTGACCCCGATTTATTGGGTGAAGAAACCGCAGCAACACTGCAAAAGCGTATCCAACCGCAGATCGAAGCAATAGAACTGCCACCGGGTTACTCTCTGGAGTGGGGCGGAGAATATGAATCGTCGGGTGATGCCCAAGCTTCACTATTCCAAACGATGCCAATGGGCTACTTGTTTATGTTCCTAATCACCATCTTCTTGTTTAATGCAGTGAAAGAAGCGGTAATCGTCTGGTTGACGGTGCCACTGGCATTGATTGGGGTGACGACGGGCTTGCTTGCGCTTAATACTCCGTTCGGCTTTATGGCGTTGCTTGGATTCTTAAGCTTATCAGGCATGGTATTGAAAAATGGTATCGTTCTGTTAGATCAGATCGACATCGAGATCCGTTCAGGGAAGGAGCCTTATGTGGCGGTAGTTGATGCTGCGCTAAGTCGTGTAAGACCTGTCTGTATGGCGGCCATCACCACGATTTTAGGTATGATTCCGCTGCTGCCGGACATTTTCTTCAAGCCAATGGCAGTAACGATTATGTTTGGTTTAGGTTTTGCCACCGTGTTAACCCTGATTGTGGTCCCTGTGTTTTACAGACTGTTCCACAAGATTAAGGTCGCGAGCTAGTGCATTAAGTTAGGTTTACGTGGCAATAGGCATCATTGCTGTGTATTAACGGCATGTATTAATTGCTATGCGGTACACGGTAAATCACACCGTCTTTGATATCATGGACAGACAATAGTTAAAAATGCCACTTTGAAAGTGGCATTTTTTGCACGTTTTCGTTGATGGAGTGAAATTCTATGTGCCAACGTTGCCCTTGGTTAGACACCAGTAAGCCCGATTATGTTGAATACCACGACAAAGAGTGGGGCGTGCCCGTCTATGATGACCAAACCTTGTTTGAGTTTCTTATCCTTGAATCGGCACAAGCCGGATTGAGTTGGTACACCATTCTAAGAAGAAGAGAAGGCTACCGATCGGCTTTTGCCAGTTTTGATGTGCAGCAAGTGGCTCAGTTTACAGAGCAAGACCAATTAAGGCTGCAAAATGATGCGGGCATTATTCGCAATAAATTAAAAATTGCCGCCACCATCAACAACGCGCAGCGGTTTATCGCGGTGCAGCAAGAGTTTGGCAGTTTTAGCCAATACCTATGGGACTTTGTTGATCACAAAGTACAGGTGGGCAGTTGGCAGAGTTTGGAACAGTACCCAACCACATCATCGGTTTCTGATGCATTGAGTAAAGATCTAAAAAAGCGTGGCTTTAAATTTATCGGCACGACCATTATGTACGCCTACTTACAGGCAACGGGTTTGATTAATGATCACAGTCAAGACTGTTATCGCCGCCAACAGTTACTCGACGATTACCAACGGCAGGGAATTGAGTTCCAGTTGGTTAACGCACAATAAATGCAAGCTAGGCGAATTGAGTGATTAAAGGGTTATCGAATAGTATTGGTAACCGAGCCAATATCATCAATCGATACTGACACAACATCACCCGATTTGAGAGCACGTGTTCTGCCCGGTGTCCCTGTAAAAATAAGATCGCCGGGTCGCAGTTCAATATATTGACTCGCATGAACAATAATGTCGCTCACACCATGGATCATGTTAGCAACGGTCTCTTGCTGCATAATTTGTCCGTTAAGGGTCGTTGTGACAACCTGCTTGTCGATGGTTATTGCGGTTTGAATCCAATCGGATACCGGACCAAAGCCTTTCGCTCCTTTCGCTCGCCACCACTGCAAATCTTGCCCTTGCCAACTTCGTTCGGTCAAATCGTTACCCGCAAGATAGCCAAAGACACATTGCAATGCCTCGGCCTCGCTTACCTGATAGCATTGACGCCCAATGACTACGACCAACTCTCCTTCAAAATGAACATTGGTTGCACCTTTAGGGCGTGTTAAATCGCCACTCAATACCACTGAGTCATAGGACTTAAAAAAGATTTCTGGTTTACGAGCGCCGGAATCACCTGCATGGCTGCGATAGTTGAGCCCAACCGCATACACACTGCCTTTTTCGATCGGTGGCAGTTTTGCAACCTGATCAGCGTTAACGGTTTGCACAGTTTGATAAGACTCAAAAGGCGCGTTGGAAAGTAATTGATATTGATTGGGGTTGCTGTCAGACACTTTAAGCCAATAGGCTTTGCCTTGATATTCTCCATAACCAAATTGTGCTGCTGAGAGGGTGAAGGGTAACAAAACTAATGCAAACCATGCTTTCATGGTGAATTTCCTTATTCGATGTAAAATAGACTGCAATGAGAATAGCTAAAGTATAGTAAAGCGTGGAAATGATGGAAAAATTTGCCAATATATATGCGAGAGCCGCCCATCGAAAAGGTGGCGAAGCGAGTTTAGAGTCACTGCTGTCACATCCTTTATCGAAGCAAGAACTCGCGCAAATTCCAGATGATAGATGGCTGGCCGCGTTTACAATGAAAGTATTCCAAAGTGGCATGAGTTGGAAAGTAGTACGTAACAAATGGCCCAATTTTGAACAACTGTTTTTTCAATTCAAAGTCGAGCCGCTATTAATGCTCTCTGAGCCGCAATGGGAAATGAAAGGCAGCGATCCCAAGATCATTCGTCACATGACCAAGGTGAAATCGATTCAAACCAATGCGTCGATGATTTTCAATGCACGGCGTGAATATGGTTCTTTTGCCAAGATGGTGGCG is a window encoding:
- a CDS encoding DNA-3-methyladenine glycosylase I; protein product: MCQRCPWLDTSKPDYVEYHDKEWGVPVYDDQTLFEFLILESAQAGLSWYTILRRREGYRSAFASFDVQQVAQFTEQDQLRLQNDAGIIRNKLKIAATINNAQRFIAVQQEFGSFSQYLWDFVDHKVQVGSWQSLEQYPTTSSVSDALSKDLKKRGFKFIGTTIMYAYLQATGLINDHSQDCYRRQQLLDDYQRQGIEFQLVNAQ
- a CDS encoding fumarylacetoacetate hydrolase family protein, whose protein sequence is MKAWFALVLLPFTLSAAQFGYGEYQGKAYWLKVSDSNPNQYQLLSNAPFESYQTVQTVNADQVAKLPPIEKGSVYAVGLNYRSHAGDSGARKPEIFFKSYDSVVLSGDLTRPKGATNVHFEGELVVVIGRQCYQVSEAEALQCVFGYLAGNDLTERSWQGQDLQWWRAKGAKGFGPVSDWIQTAITIDKQVVTTTLNGQIMQQETVANMIHGVSDIIVHASQYIELRPGDLIFTGTPGRTRALKSGDVVSVSIDDIGSVTNTIR
- a CDS encoding DNA-3-methyladenine glycosylase I, with the protein product MEKFANIYARAAHRKGGEASLESLLSHPLSKQELAQIPDDRWLAAFTMKVFQSGMSWKVVRNKWPNFEQLFFQFKVEPLLMLSEPQWEMKGSDPKIIRHMTKVKSIQTNASMIFNARREYGSFAKMVAQWQAESITELWEYLRKHGARLGGNTGPYALRQLGVDTFILSQDVEAYLRNTHIIDSGRNTKRALKAANSAFVAWQRESGRSLSEISQIIAYSFGENRV